One region of bacterium genomic DNA includes:
- a CDS encoding nucleotidyl transferase AbiEii/AbiGii toxin family protein, with the protein MSIKEQFKLLTNFFEQENFDYAVIGAFGLYAYGYTRATKDIDFITRVEYQKMIVEYLEKIGFETLNRSEGFSNHLHPLGQVRIDVVYVGGETANTIFQSTKKKLILENLEIPVVSPEHLISLKLFAIQNDPPRKYKELADIKEIFHLTNFKKNALQRLFKKYGLERYYDEIINE; encoded by the coding sequence ATGAGCATAAAAGAACAATTTAAGTTATTAACAAATTTTTTTGAACAGGAAAATTTTGATTATGCAGTTATCGGAGCATTCGGCCTCTATGCTTATGGATATACTAGGGCAACAAAAGATATTGATTTCATTACGAGGGTTGAATACCAGAAAATGATTGTTGAGTATCTTGAGAAAATTGGCTTTGAAACATTAAACCGTTCAGAGGGTTTTTCCAATCACCTACATCCCCTTGGACAAGTAAGGATAGATGTGGTTTATGTAGGTGGCGAAACAGCCAATACTATTTTCCAATCCACAAAGAAAAAACTTATTCTTGAAAATCTTGAAATTCCAGTAGTTAGCCCTGAACACTTAATTAGTCTAAAGCTCTTTGCAATTCAGAATGACCCTCCTAGAAAATATAAAGAGCTTGCCGATATTAAGGAGATATTCCATCTTACAAATTTTAAAAAAAATGCCTTGCAAAGACTTTTTAAGAAATATGGACTTGAAAGGTATTATGATGAAATTATAAATGAATAA